The Brachypodium distachyon strain Bd21 chromosome 4, Brachypodium_distachyon_v3.0, whole genome shotgun sequence nucleotide sequence GGTCCGGAGGGAGGCATCCAGCATGTCAACGCCGAAGGACTTGAGAGGCTTAACCCGGCTCGCAATGCTCACTAGGTAGTCCTCCAAGTCCCACTCGTATGATGCCCCTGCTGCCACCACCGGGTCCCTCTTCTTGCGAAGCTTCGCCACGGTCGCCTGAGCATGCTCGACGGATAAGGGAAAGAATTCTGGCAGAGGCAGAGGGAAGCTAGTCAGTCTCAGCATGTTACCGCTATCATTCAAACGAGTAACAGAATGAAGAGGGTCAGCTTACTTGTCAGCATGTTATcgatcttgatgatctcaCGACCGAGGACCTTGAGCAGGCCGGTCTTCTCGGCATCTTCTAACTCGGCGGTTGTCGCACAAGTCTCGAGCTCGGCAGCGAGGGCCTTGCCCTTCTTCACCTCATCTTCCAGGCGGATTTTTTCATCAGCCTGGGAAGCgagggccgaggtgagttgGTTCACCTCGGTCTTGTGCGCCTCGGCCTGCGCTGCGATTTGTGCCTGCAGCCGGGAAATTTCTTCCCGGTGCTGCTCGGCCAGCCGAGTTTTCTCGTCTGTTCAATCTGACGGATGTTACAGAAGCCGACATATAATATGAATGGAACTCGGGTCGAGGATGGGGCGTCACCTTGCACCTCGGAGACGCGCTTCAGCAGCTCCTCCACTTGGGCGTTATCTCCGGCTGCGAACAAGAAGAAATATCAGTCTAGGCCGACTACGCATACTCGGACAGAGATCTTATCTTTGCAGAATACACTTACTCTGGCTCTCGCGCTCAGCCTTCAGGGCCTCGTGCGACGCCGCCAGCTTCTTGTATTTGCCCAACAGCCCCTTAAAGACTGCAGTGCGCTTGTTCATGCAGAGCTGCAAGATAATGATGCACAAGTGAGTTCGCAACAACAGGCAGTTAAcgaggaataagtgtttgaagcttctaagcttcaggccgactattctaaacccgaccggaatctcggggaataagtgtttgatcaggccgactattctaaactcgacctgaatctcggggataagtgtttgaagcttctaaGCTTTAGgtcgactattctaaactcgaccggaatctcggggaataagtgtttgaagcttctaagcttcaggccgactattctaaactcggcCTGCATCTCGGGGAATAGATGTTTGAAATTCTATGAGATAAGCTTTAGGCCAACTAATccttactcgccctaaacctcggggactagcaGTATGGATACTATACTGGAATACTGGAATTGAGAGTTAAATTTCTTAAGAATTTCGGCGTACCTCAGTAGCTCGGCTCGTTTCGAACAAGGTCACCCGGGCTTGGTACATCTGAGCCGCCACCGACTCCGGAGTCGTTGCCGGTGGTGGCCCCACTAAGGGGCTCTGCCGCGCCGACTGCACGGAGCTGGAGGTCACTTCGTAGTGATCAGCGTTGTTCCAGTCCATGACGGACTGGCCCAGCGATCCCCAGCTTTGCCCGCTGGATGTCCGGAGTGGAATCTCCTGTTGCTGGCCGGAGCGACGCGGGGCAGCAGATCCCGGAACCGTTGATCCTGCAGCAACAGCAGGGCCTTTAGCCTTCGCGGcttgggcagcagcagcctggGCGCCCTCTTTCGGCTGCGACGAAGATGGCGGAGGAGTCAGAGTCGGCTGCGGATCTTGGGGGTCCTGCGGACCCGTCGCCGGCTCTTGCGGCGTTTcggaggccggcggctccgCTGGTGTCTCGACTGCGGCCGAGGAAGGGGCTTCCTCGGGGGCAGCCTCGGGGGCCGAGACCTCGGCCGCAGGGATCTTGGACTGGCCGACGACGGTGGCGTCAACACCTGGACCGACATCCCGGGCCGGGGATGTCGGATCTGCGGCAGTCTCCGTCCCGTCCACAGCCGGGTCAGAGGCCTCGGCGCGGGAAGGATGACCCGCCGGAATCTCAGACGCGATGCACGTCTGAGACTGGGTGGCCTCCAATGCCTCCCTGCAGAAGTAAATATTAACTACTTACGGgctcaacaacaaaagaagagtGCCAGCTTAAGTAGTTGAGCTGAGCTAGGCCTTACCCGACGACCaggggcttgggcttggggcCACGAGCCGCTGCCCTCTTTTGCTTTACGTTCTGCGGAAGCTCCATCTCGACGGCGCGCTTCTTCTTTATGACGGCGCGTTTCTCCCGAGTCGGCACTTCCGCAGTGGGCTCGCCCGAGTCAGCTGCATCCGAGAAAGAATGAACAAAATCACCTCATTGACAGATATTGAGAAATCACAGAAGAATGTCGGAGATTCTTACATTTGACGCGGCGAGGTCCGGCATGCGGAATGGGCATGAAGTCCTCCGAGTCGGGATCTTCCGCGTCGGCAAACTTGCACAGGGGTGCGAAGCGCTTGTCGGGGGAACCCCCGTCTTCCTTGCACTGAATAACGAACTCTTGTACAAAGGAGTCGAGTTGAACCGAAATAGATACGTATTCGCATGACATTTGTTAGTGTTCTGGTGGATGCAATTTCTTCCTGTGGCACGACCCACCGACTTCTGCCTTTCCGCGGGATTTGATTGGCGATCTTCGTGATTCCTGTATAAAATGGAAGAAGGAGAATGAAATGTTCAAGTCTGCTACTGTCAGATCTGATGCTTTGTACCATGAGTTGCAACAGAAACTTGCAAatgaggagaagaagaatgcTGCATTAGAAGACCAGGGGAAGACAATGAGGAATCAGCTGGAAAcccaaaaaaattgcattggCTTACTTCTATTCCTGTTAGCTTCTGTTCTTTGGGGTGTTTTGAGTGTAGAACTAGTGGTCTAGGTTAGGATCTGTGTCTAAAATGTAAGCACAACTACTGTAATGAGATGTTCTGTAATGTTGACATATTTGAATCTAGATGTTTGCATTACAGAAAGATGGATTTGTATGTGTATGCAGCTGGCAACAATAACTTATGAGCTAACATAACAAATCTATTTCACCACACAAAACACATCGTTTCAGAGCAAGCTAACAGAACACACCCAGGTCACTTCCAGCACACAAAGCACATGGTTTCAGAGCAAGCTAACAAAACACACCCAGGTCACTTCCACCACACAAAGCACATGGTTTCAGACCAATCTAACAACACACACTAAGTTCACTTCCAGCACACAAAACAGATTCACTCACCATTAACTGTGCAATCCTGATGTGAAATTTTGTCCACAGGCCACATTTGTGTCTTGATACAACTATCTCAAACGGTTCCGGTTTTCAAACTATTtgctattttttgaatttcaaattcactcaattttgattaattttgactaaattagGACCAATCTTTGCAAGATTCATCCCAAAATTTATATATAGTACTTGTGGGTACATTTTAGATGTTGTCaccaaatttcagattttcttGACTTCAAATCCTATACATCGAGCATTCCAAATTcactcaaatttgatcaattttGAAGAAATGATGACCGGTCTTGGCAAGATTCAGCCCTTAATTGGTGTATGTACACATCTAGGGATCCCTTAATTAAGGTGTGTACACATCAtttgcgtgcatgcatgcaggtagTTAAAGGGGATCCCGGTGTTAAATGGTCCAACACAGTGACACACCAACAACTAAGGCATGAACATTATTCCTTTCAGATTCATGCATGTAGAGATGAATGAATATTCTTATTCATTAATAAAACAAGTTCACGCACACGTCGGCCAAGTTAACTAGTACAAAGAGCAGTTTTCACACAATAAGTGGGGTTGACAGGTGGGCCCTTCTTTGgttgacaggtgggcccagGCTGTACTTCCCATCTCCCTTCCCTTTTTATCGAGCATATCCCCATCCCATTCCCCAACTGACCACACATCCCcctgcctcctcttcttctaacCTAGCCGCCCTGCGACGCCGCCCGTTCATCTCACCCGCCAGTGGTCGCCATGGAAGGGAACAAGCTGGCAGATGCAGAGCTCATCGAAAGAGAGGTAAGCTCatggccttcttctcccctttgCCTTTTTAATCGATCCATTCATTCTAATCTATCCCCTTTTTTAATCGATCCCCTTTCTTAACGGATTCGTGGTCCAAATCTAGGTGCACGACCGAAACCTCGTTCGGATTGGTGGTCCTGTCCGGGCAAACATCCAAGAGGTACGAATCCACGTGCTTCCCTTTCCTTTCTGTCTCACGTGCTTCCCTTCTACGATGCCCGACCACGTGAATCCCACCTCGTGTCCATCCGCTTTTGGGATCCCTCATCTTTTAGTTCCACTTTTAGAAAGCCGACCACATGAATGCTCGATCTAGTTCTTATGCAGTCGATTTAAAGTTCGAGCACTTAATCAATTTAGAGTAGATCTAAGGGATCcctaattttgattttttgtcGCACTTAGGATGAGAAAGGCTGCCCATCTGGACGGTTTGTAACCCACTGGAGTACACATCCTTGACCGAGCGTGCCAAATCCAAGGTGTGGATCGAGGCCATCAGGCGCCAGCAAGTAATAGTTTCCCTATTTTGCTCGAGTTTCGTTTTAATTGTTAAGGGAATGTGAACGAAGCATGAAAACCTGTTCCATTCATCATTGTTCACAGATCAATCCTGGCCAGCACAAGCTTTGGAGCTTCGTGAGCCCATTCTTCTTCGTCCAGCTTGGACCGGAGGCGCAAGCGATGGTCTAGAAGCTTTTCACTAGCCGCCTAGCCAGGCGCCAAGGCAGGTTCGATATTGTAACGGACCggtttttgaaaaaaaaaattagaaactTTTTCATAAAAAGAGGACTAAAAAATTTCAATGAATTTATGAAAGCTTAATTTGAAATTTCCTAAAAGTTTTGGTTTCAAATCGAAGTAACAACAACTACAAATTAAATTTAAGTCTTACTTGCTATTTTGGTTTGCTGGTACTTTATTTCGATTCGGCGTATTAAAATATGCAATTTGGAATTTCTGAGCTCGTTTGCATTCTATTTGGAGGTTTACGAAGTTTCagtcttttttttggaaaagagTTTTTCCTGCTCTCTGGGTCGCagcccatcttcttctcctttttctctcttttctttgccTAAGCTGCACCTTCCCTTAGCCCAGCTAGTCTTcctattcttttctttctctcctcaCGCTTGGGCCAGCAGCTAGCCCATCATCCAGGCAACAGCCCAAGCCTGCTCCTGTCTTGCACGCACGCCTGCTCGACTCCCtgattctttcttctttcacgagcaccagcagcagctccagaAACGCACGCACCTGTGCACGCCGCCACCTTGATtttccccttcgattctcttgCTCCCTGTCGTTTATCTGAAAACCGAAATGGCCAAATTAATCTACATCACCTGGTGAACTGATTCAGCTTTCAACCATCAGTTTCCTGTCTTCAATTCCCCAGTGATACGGACGCCCCGAGTGCCGGTTTTTGGCATACGTTTCCTGATCTCCCACCACAGCCCACAAAACATAATTCCTATCGCGTCATATTGAGGCtcttcgtctcctccttcgTTTCCTTTCCCAGAGTTTCATCCAAGAACCATTGTAGAGCCCGTGCTATTATCATCtaccccgccggccgccgtcaCCATTCTTGATGGTGTTACCACGAGGTAGctttgttttgaattttccTTTGATCTGTAAACTCAAGTAATCCCCTCCTATCGGTGTGGTAAGGTTATGCATCAAACCTGAACCGTTGGCTGCGTCGTCCCTGAGCTCGCAGCCCACAACACTGTcacggacgccgccggctGTTCCCGCTGAACCGGAGCCCCGCAGGCTGCAATCTCGCGCCAGGAGCAGAGCCTCAACGCAGCAGAGTCACCGCCCTAACCCGCAGCCCGGCAGAACAACCACGTGGGACGGATTTCATTCATCTTTGTCAACTTCGGTCGTCGCGTTCATGGCACgatttcttccccttcggtGAGTCCTGTCCAAATTCCTTTTACACGTCGACTCATCTATATCGGTTCTAAGCATGACGTCCTGTTCAATTATTTGTTTTGGCCAGGTGTTCTCAAATCCATGCCGATCCCGACCGACACGGTCATGCCATACACATCCTATACCTAGTTGCTGTAAAATTCATTCGTGTCACTCAATTATATTCATCTCCAGTAGACTAGAACAGGAGACGGATCCTCCATCCGATGACCGGAGCTCCGACAACTTCAATGCCATCTTGTTTATGACCAATATTGTCATGCTCTTCCATGTTCAGTCCATAATCTGAGCTCAACCCCAACTTAAGAAAGTTTCCCTTTGACCTTAGTGACCCGCCGGTGGAATCGGATTCGCAATCCGATGGGTAGAATTTAAACTATATATAAACCGATGCTATTCGGGTCAAATTCGTATATAATTTGAATTGGCTTTAGTATTTTTTTGTGCATGTCCTGTTTTTGTAGTTCATATACATGCATAGGAGTTGTATGTCAAGTTTGTAGAATTTTCTGATCACTTGGCTAGCTATTTATTAGATTTGTTTAGTAGCATGTATTGCTTGTTTATTCTGTATTCATGGCTATGCATGCTTGCCTTGAGTTATTTTTATGATACTTGTTTGTGACATACATTGTGTGTGCTGCGTGTATGGTTATAACGCACACGGTGTATGTAGGATTTGAAGTTTGTTTCATGCTTTATTAAGTTGTGACATGATGGTGTGTAAGCAATTTCCCTCGTCAAGGAGTTGGGAGCTATATCACCCCGCAAGGTCTATGACTGCGATCGCTTTGGGTTGACGCTCTGCTTGACTTGTGGAAATAGTGAGCTATATCACCCCGCACGGTCCATGACTGTGATCGCTTTGGGTTGACGCTCCAAGCTCTCCAAGACCACATCACCCTGCACAGTTCTTGCACTGTGATCGCTTTGGGTTGAAGTCTTGGCTTATCATCAATCACTTCTTAATACTTGTATGAGTCAAATTCCAGGTCCGACATGTATGTTAGCATGTGTTTTGCTTGATGTTATTGATGGATCACATGTTTGGATTCTCTTTGGTTTAGGTCATGCTTATATGATTAGTATATAACTTGTAGCATTACTTTATGCATGTGGTGGTAGTAAGATTGTTAGCTACATTAATCATGCCTAATTGTTCTTACTTTGCCATGTCTATTATCTTGTATGCTTGCAATACTATAGTATTTTGCTATTGAGTGCTCATTGCTCTATAACTAGAATCTTAGTTTTTCATGAATGTTCTCGTAGAACTTTGGTATTGTTCTAATGACATTCTTAGTTGATGTACATTTGCCTTGTTTGGATGCATCATTTAGGTTGTATTGTTATTTTGTTCATGTATGTTGTTAGCTAGATTTACATATATGCTTTAGTTGTCTTTAGTTCTTTAATCTAGTAGCTTTGCCATGTCGTATCAGCCAtgtctttcttttgtttgtgttATATGATGATTAGAGTATGATGCCTTGTTTGCTAGAGTGGGATGAATTGTTTATAATGCACTTGTAGTACAATATGCTTGTATTGACATGCCTTTGTTCCTAGTGTGTGCGCCAGGCATAGCGTATGCTAGCTAGTTTCCTTGTTTTTGTTTAATGTTCAGTTTATGCGAAGCGTGTCTTGTCTGCTCTCTGTCCATTGGTTTACCACTAGCATGTATGTAAGAGTTGCTAGATGCTTAGTTTACTATTCTTGTATGATATATGCTTCCTAGGATGTTGATATTACTAGTTTACTATGGTATGCCATCCATTGTCAACCTCTTGCTTGCTAGTGATACATGTTAGTAGTTGATTATTCTTGTATATGTTACCTAGTGATGATCTTTACTTGTTCAGTAACATGTCATGTGACTTAGTGCatatttggtgtatatgtgcATGTGATGGCATGATAGCTATTGTTGCTAGCATTATTACGCATCTTTCTTAGATAACATGATGTCCGTGTCACGTTCGTTTCATGCTTATATATCGGGTTGTCTTTACATGCTCATGCTTATACATGTTGTTTCATATGCACTACATATTATGCTATGCTTGTATGCTTCTTATTCATATGCTTTTGTCATTCTAAGCTTTTCGTAGTTATATTGTTATTAGATTCTATTGTCCTTTTATCTCTAAGGTACGTTCTAATTATCTCAATGCATATGTGTTCCATCATCCTGTGGCGCATTGCATATAGCTAAGGTGCATCTATTATGTGTTATCATGCTCAAGCCACTCATATAGATCATAAGATTGTGTATTAGTGTAGAATCGTGCTTGGCATACTTGAATAGTCTTCTTTCAGTTGGTGTTTACTTGGTAGCTGCTTGCCAGTTGTCCATTATTGTCTTTAGAGAATATGGTTGTTTTCATCTAGAACTATAATTCCTTGTCTAGCTTTATCTTGCATAGAGATTTATCTTAGCTTTTGACATATCCTTATGGTTGCATGCTAGATACATTATATTTCTTGCTTGTATGATCACTAGTATGATAGGAGTTGTTTGATGCTTGCAAACTAGCATGATAAGATGTATTGTTTTGTGACTGTTTACATTTATGCTTGAGCGATATGGTTAGTAGCAGTGTGACTATATGGTGTAGTATATATTTATTACTTCATAAAGGTTATGACCAATCAAGCTATGTCCCTCATTCTGGGTATATAGTTTACTTTGTTAGAATCAATCTCATTGTTCCATCTTATCAAAGTTGTTCCTATCCTTTCCAAGTTTCCAAACCTATTCTTAGCCGCCTTGTCTATTCACTCTCCTATttgcatttcatttggttttattgtatttgtatttaatattttgtttgttcttgttaCCACTATGACGAATAGAGAGTGACGAGGTGGAACTAGGACAAGAATCagaagctgaagaagaagaattcatCAACGGAGGCATGCCCCACCCCCCCTCTCTTTGATCATATTTATCCTATGTTTTCAAATGGGCATTAGTtagttattttattgttttacaaacatgcatgctattttATTCCTGTAGCTAGTGTGTCGATTGACACTTTGCCATTATCTGCTTGTTGCCATTCCTTTGATACCTGGAGTAGTTTTATATGTAATCTTGTTGAGTAGAAATGCTTAGCCATGCTCATATTATTCACTAGGAAATCTCTCCAAGGATTCTAAGTGATCTTTGGATCGATGATACCATTGCTGAAAGTTGTTGAGCTTGCCGAGCTGGGCGTAGTCCCTCTTCTTGAAATCTCCTTCTACTCTCTCTACCTACTCCAAGTGAAACTTACCATACAACTGGTGCGGGCGGCAGCTGGATCATTGGTTGAAGGAGCAATTGCTAGCTTGTGTGGGAGCAATTCGCCACCCGTAGCGGATGAGGCCTAAAATGGCTTGGTTTAGTATGGAGTTCATGCTTAATGTGGTCATAGCTGTACCGCTCATGGGGTGTCGCCTAAGATAGGGAACCCTCGGCATAAAAGGGGGGCCTGGACTGCGAATCGCCAGACGATGTCCTTCCGTGTTGAAACCTAGTGGGCGTGTCACATTGAGTATGTTCTTTTGAAAGACCTTGTCACGACTCGCTGTCGGTACACATTTGTGTGCGTATTCACCAGAGGCCGCTGGTTAGGCACTGGGCGAGATCGTGTCATGTGGATACAGCGTACGACCTCTGCAGAGTATAAAACTATTCGAATAGCCGTGTCCACAGTCATGGACGACACATGAATCTTTCTTGACATACGGGACCTGTCTTCtttcccttccttcctccctctcagACTTCTTGCTGGAACTGAGGATTTG carries:
- the LOC106866696 gene encoding MAP7 domain-containing protein 1-like produces the protein MWPVDKISHQDCTVNADSGEPTAEVPTREKRAVIKKKRAVEMELPQNVKQKRAAARGPKPKPLVVGEALEATQSQTCIASEIPAGHPSRAEASDPAVDGTETAADPTSPARDVGPGVDATVVGQSKIPAAEVSAPEAAPEEAPSSAAVETPAEPPASETPQEPATGPQDPQDPQPTLTPPPSSSQPKEGAQAAAAQAAKAKGPAVAAGSTVPGSAAPRRSGQQQEIPLRTSSGQSWGSLGQSVMDWNNADHYEVTSSSVQSARQSPLVGPPPATTPESVAAQMYQARVTLFETSRATELCMNKRTAVFKGLLGKYKKLAASHEALKAERESQTGDNAQVEELLKRVSEVQDEKTRLAEQHREEISRLQAQIAAQAEAHKTEVNQLTSALASQADEKIRLEDEVKKGKALAAELETCATTAELEDAEKTGLLKVLGREIIKIDNMLTKFFPLSVEHAQATVAKLRKKRDPVVAAGASYEWDLEDYLVSIASRVKPLKSFGVDMLDASLRTLKALWPGEEVPEEIPALARRLHEGPSRLNEWRESAARVRADEALSFVLSWYDGINLDVLQTMRASSPHLSDPDLVAKCKEWAYSFIQYADVHKFVEGPISDAEAEMTDGEEEAEDEEAAVESASIAPSSGDNDPPVSL